The nucleotide sequence AACAATGGACAGATCAAGCCGTCTAGTTCTCGATTAAGAGTCTGACcattttcaacttttattaattgatttaactCGAACTATAGGCTAAATATagacttgaaatattttcttttcatcgttaacgaaaaaaatgtcatcgAGATGTCATTTGGCGCATCATTAAATTACAATCACGTATACAACAATCATCCATTTTTGCAAGATGTATCAAAAGATTAGAGTGAACTCtacaacaattattattatactaaacaCTATCACCATACACACAtgaatacacatacacacgcacacattcggtataaaatctaataatggCCAGACTCTAATCTGAGAACTACTCTAAAACTTTGTCTTATATCaaacagattaatattttgcactaTTGACGAAAAAATAGACATAGCATATACTACAAAACAGTAAAGGATCAGGTTACTTTtcgatgataatttttttaaataatatcattgcAGCGAAACTTCACCAAGTACCCAATTATCATAGCGTTCATTGTTTTAGGAAGAAGTTTAAGTACAGATTGACTTGAGATCGGATGACTAGCATTTTCGGTTGTTATTGGCACCGCTATGGCAAACGCGCAAACGGTCCTGACGACGTAGCCGCTTGCCTTTTGCCTGGCGTGCCTTGTTGCTTCTTTCCATACGAGTCCTCTTCAGGCTCTGAGTCGAGCGCTTCTGCAATACCTGCGCAgacaaaaatagcaaattttcttaatgatgcacattataaatacttcgaatctttgataaatcttgaaaatatcaaGTTTACCTCTTGAGCTCGTTCTTGAGCGGACCGGAGCTGTTTTCCGATCTTAGTTTTGTTATTATTGCTATCTGATGTGGGCAGTCTGTCGTTGTGGCTGGCTTGCAATTCTGCGACAACTCTACGCGATAATTCGTCGATGTTACTTCGGTCTAAACTGCTATCCAAGGACGTAGATACGGTACAAAGCGCGGAGGACGTGGAGGACGAGAGATCAGCTGTCGGCGCCGAGGGGACGTTTTGAAGAACGTCAGTGGTTTGCCGGACATCGACATCCTTTTGGCCATCTATCCATCTATCCGGCGAAGGGGGCGGAGTGTCCGGAGTGACAGGGGGAGACGTTCCCGACACGACGGAGTAGACAGACATGCTAGGATGCTCTATCAACAGATTCTCCATCGGTGAAGTTGCTACTTTAATGGGTCCTTCTTGAGTGAACACTGCCGGTGGCATTTCATACCACGGCTCCTCCAGCGTACCCTcaactggaaaaaaaaagaaagcatatAATCAGCCACAATAATCAAGATGTtataaagtgtaaaaataaaaagtataaagaaaCTAGATTcagaattcaaaaataatactagagggaaagaaaaacggaaagaaaaatatggcaTATTGGTATAATATATTGAGGTATACATATCAACAGATTTCATTCGCAGTTAAGATTACAGAAATAACTCCAGGTCATAAAGCACTTCACTATATACACAAACGAGAGTCTGTCATAGATAAGACGTGAATCAATAATGAAAAGACGATTAAGTCGCTTCGTAAACGAGATCCCGGAAGTTATTAATTCTTGTCTAACGTGCTAAAGAAATCAAATGAATGACACATGAATAATTGCATAATGAAAGACACTATTGTAATTATCTCTTTATCACacgtaaatatttctaaaaattccgatcaaaattaaaaatgagaaaaatagtcCTTTCTCTCACAGTCTTTCTCTATATGTAcacagttttaaataaatcaaaaaacgATAAATAACATACCAGTTCGGTCAATGAGGATCCATTCATCATTCTCGACCTCCACTTGCCTAAATCTCCGCATTATCCCTCGGGTTCGAGGATCCTCTTCGAGCGAATCTTGTGTGCCGGAGTAATTACTCCCGAACAAGTAACCGACAAAATTGCCCAACATCCTGATCGTCCGATATCTGTAACACAATAgcgattttatttcgatattgttTATGtgcacatataatttttatttgtgtaaaaataaattaatataattaaattaaaacaattatttataaagcagtaagttattttttaattattattaaaaatcacattttattttaattaatacaattaatacaaataaatatcttataaacaaagtattttataaatataaactattactttataattccAACTTAATACTTTGATGCAAaatgattagaaaaattaatttgaaaggcattacaagatatattgctattcaatatttttttaaaaattggcaAGTTTACGAAAAACACAAATAGAGaacaatcatatataaaaaattttttaataaaaaatatgaagaaatgtTATCCACAAATTTCACTGTTGATTTCATTATACTATacgatttattcaaaattgatgTTTTAATGTAGCTTTTTTggatagtaatatttttcaacaattctcATCCCTTTGTTTCAAAAACCAACtgcaaatacaatttatcgcgttaaaaaagagaaagggggAAGTAAAGCGGAAAATCGTATTCTTAGATATCAAGAGATCCTCTAGATTCTAAAATCGATTCTTGGATCCCTGCATTTTGACTCtaactttatttctctctttcaccctctctctctctccctctctctctctctctctctctctctctctctgttgtaTAATCTCGACGCGTTTTCGTGGGCGCGCGAACGAGGTGATCACGGCGACCTTGATCTCGAATTTGCTTCTCTCTGGCTAGAAGGGTAACGAGTCCTCTCTCAGCCAGTAGTTTTCCTCGGTGCATAACCACGtgccaattatataattacaaatattcgaACTGACACGAATGTGTTACGTTCATTTTCTCGATCTTATCTTAGTCCAAGTGCATCCTAAGAGTAAATCCTCtttcagatttattattagtctTGTTCAAGTTTGAATACACACTCtgtcatacataaatatacgtaATAGCCCATTGTGATACATACATACCACTTTCGTTTATTCGATATGT is from Cataglyphis hispanica isolate Lineage 1 chromosome 15, ULB_Chis1_1.0, whole genome shotgun sequence and encodes:
- the LOC126855205 gene encoding tumor protein p53-inducible nuclear protein 2 isoform X1; translated protein: MGRGERYRTIRMLGNFVGYLFGSNYSGTQDSLEEDPRTRGIMRRFRQVEVENDEWILIDRTVEGTLEEPWYEMPPAVFTQEGPIKVATSPMENLLIEHPSMSVYSVVSGTSPPVTPDTPPPSPDRWIDGQKDVDVRQTTDVLQNVPSAPTADLSSSTSSALCTVSTSLDSSLDRSNIDELSRRVVAELQASHNDRLPTSDSNNNKTKIGKQLRSAQERAQEVLQKRSTQSLKRTRMERSNKARQAKGKRLRRQDRLRVCHSGANNNRKC
- the LOC126855205 gene encoding tumor protein p53-inducible nuclear protein 2 isoform X2: MLGNFVGYLFGSNYSGTQDSLEEDPRTRGIMRRFRQVEVENDEWILIDRTVEGTLEEPWYEMPPAVFTQEGPIKVATSPMENLLIEHPSMSVYSVVSGTSPPVTPDTPPPSPDRWIDGQKDVDVRQTTDVLQNVPSAPTADLSSSTSSALCTVSTSLDSSLDRSNIDELSRRVVAELQASHNDRLPTSDSNNNKTKIGKQLRSAQERAQEVLQKRSTQSLKRTRMERSNKARQAKGKRLRRQDRLRVCHSGANNNRKC